The following proteins come from a genomic window of Scylla paramamosain isolate STU-SP2022 chromosome 46, ASM3559412v1, whole genome shotgun sequence:
- the LOC135094670 gene encoding uncharacterized protein LOC135094670, with the protein MAVPDHQKWEEIARHFFEKCNVPNCIGSVDGKHCRMKCPPNAGSLFHNYKQYHSIVLMAIADSKCCFTLIDVGAYGRNSDSAVFSNSNIGKSFFSGQLNIPQPTEIAGTNIKTPFYLTGDEAFPLKPNLMRPYPRKDLDYPQKVYNYRISRARRTVECAFGMLTQKFGVLKTSMETSVEVSQAIVKSICVLHNFVHYDDNLTLYSNTNDAIDDNHENIRSMSPTRSTRPTVEALSIRDALKHYFVSPGGAVEWQDRSIH; encoded by the coding sequence ATGGCAGTACCGGACCATCAGAagtgggaagaaattgcaagaCATTTCTTCGAAAAGTGCAATGTCCCAAACTGTATCGGAAGTGTGGACGGAAAGCATTGTCGAATGAAATGCCCACCAAATGCAGGCTCACTCTTTCATAATTACAAGCAGTATCACTCTATTGTACTAATGGCTATTGCTGATTCAAAGTGTTGTTTTACTCTCATTGATGTTGGCGCATATGGTCGAAATAGTGATAGTGCAGTTTTCAGTAACTCTAATATTGGTAAGTCCTTTTTCTCTGGGCAGTTAAATATCCCTCAGCCTACTGAAATAGCTGGTACAAACATCAAAACACCTTTCTACCTCACTGGTGATGAAGCTTTCCCTTTGAAGCCCAATTTAATGAGACCCTATCCCAGAAAAGACCTAGATTACCCTCAAAAAGTATACAACTATAGGATTAGTAGAGCCAGGAGAACCGTCGAATGTGCTTTCGGCATGTTAACACAGAAATTTGGTGTACTAAAAACATCAATGGAAACAAGCGTTGAGGTATCGCAAGCAATAGTTAAAAGTATCTGTGTGCTTCATAATTTCGTCCACTATGACGATAACCTGACCCTTTACAGTAATACTAATGATGCGATTGATGACAACCACGAGAACATTAGGAGCATGTCACCAACAAGAAGTACACGACCTACAGTAGAGGCCTTGTCCATTCGCGACGCCCTAAAACATTATTTTGTCTCACCAGGTGGAGCTGTTGAGTGGCAGGACAGAAGCATTCACTAA